The region TTCAATAAAATTGTGCAAAGTCCTAAGGAATCAAGGGTTTCGACTATGTTCTAGAAAAAATTATATAGGCTTTATAGTCATATCTAGCAGAGCGGTCTTGCAATGTTTAGTGATGAGCTTATAGAAAAAATAAGAGGGCATTTTTTAAGGGTAGATAGAGATGCGGATGGTCGGAAGAGAATATTCTTCGACAATGGTACGGGGACTCTGGTATTGAAGGGGGCGGCTGACGCTGAAGCTAAAGCACGCGTCGATTGGAGCGCCAATGTAGGATCTATTTTTTCTGAGTCTAAGAAGGCTGAGGAGGTGATCTCTGAGGGTAGAGAGGCTGTGGCGGACCTATTGAACGCCCCCTCGCCAAGTACGATTGTTTCAGGGGAGTCGGCGACAAGCCTCCTCTTCGGTCTTAGCTATGCCATCGGTAAAGGTCTTGATGGATGCGAGAATATCGTCACAACAGAATATGAACATTATGCGAACATCAGCCCATGGCTGGAGTTGAAAAGGAGAGAGCTGGTTCACGATGTTCGGTTTGCACGCCTAAATAAGGATGAAGGGGTGCTAGACCTCGATCATCTAGAAACCTTGGTTGACGATAAGACAAGGGTTATCGCGGTCACAGCCGCGTCCAATGTACTGGGCACGAAAAGCCCCTTGAAGGAGATAGGAAAGATCGCTCGAGACATAAACGCCTACTTTATAGTTGACGCCGTCCATCACATACCCCACGGTCCTATAGATGTAAAGGATATCGATTGCGATTTTCTTGTTTTTTCGGGTTACAAGTTCTTCACCTCTCATGGGAGCTTCTTATATGGCAAAGAGGAGCACTTGGAAACCCTGAGGCCATATAAGGTTGAACCTGCTCCAGATCATCCCCCATATAAATTTGAATTAGGAACAAGGGATCAATCAAAATTCGCAGCAATTAAGGCAGTCGTAGAATACTTGGTATGGATATCTGAACAATTAGTCGGCCATTATGAAGATCTGCTTGCTAAATATTCTGGACGTGTACGCTCTCTTATGTTGGCGATGAGTGCAATAGAAAAATATGAAAAAGAGTTATCGAAGGCGATGCTTAAAGGGTACAAAGATGCGCCGGGATTGGTTGAAATTCCAAATTTAAAGGTTTATGGAATTAAAGATATAAATCGATTAGATGAAAGAGATCCGACATTTGCTTTTAAAGTTGAGAACATATCTGATGAGGAAGTTGTCGAGAAGCTCTGGATTAAACATGGCATAGCTTTAAGATCGGAGAACTACTATTCAAAAGTTCCTGAGGTGTATGGTGTTCCTTCAATGATAAGAGCAACACTTGTACATTTCAACACATTAAATGAGGTCTATACTTTCCTGAAAGCTTTAAATGAAATAGTAAAGTAGATATTTCTTAAATATGGTCAATCAGCATTTCATTCTTCTATTGAAAGAAGATTAAAAACTCGATTAAAAGATGACTAAACGTGTGAGGCAGCCTTCTGGTGTGGATGACCATGACAATTAGGCTGAGGCCGTTAGCAGGCCCTCAAGGTTTATACTCCTAAATCGGATGGCGATATGTGGCCCCTCCTTGACAAGCTCCGTTATGATTCTCCCCCTTCCAAGGATGGTTTCCCGTCGAGGCCTATAGGTGGCTCATGACCCCCTTCGATGTCCACCTCACCTCTCAATGATATCCTGAGGGTGAGCTAGGCTATCATGCCCTCACCTTCAAATGTGTGATTTCGTTCCTCCTCCCCATGGTCAGCGTAACTATAAGGCGTATCTATTAACTGCCCCTCCCAACTCTAAGGGTAGGTTTAGGAGGATGGCCCTAAGCCCTTGAACTACTTAAGACCATGGAAATGTCTAATCTGCTCATGGAGGTCAGGGAGGGCGTCAAAGGGGTTTAATTCAAAACATTATAATTAAGATACCCTTTCAGTCTCCAGATTCTTATACTCATTTTCGCATGGGGGGCCATTTGATATATGAATTGTTCTTTTATTTAGGTCCATTATCATGGATGCCAGAGTTTTAAGCTGTAGGTCTTGATGGAATCTCGAATCCTCATGCCGGCATATGGAGTTGGGCCAGTTGAAGTGGTCTCTAAGGGTCTCCTTTAATGCCTCGACATCGATCTTTCCCATCCTACTCGAAAGGAGCCTCTTAGCCCTCTCAGCCCTGATTAGGGTATCCGGACATATGGTGATCACCCTATCTATGATACCTCGCCCCCTGAGATCTATGAAGTGGTTTGAGTGGGTCAGGATGCCCCTCTCCGGGTAGATGAATCCGACATCCTCCGGGGTGATCTCGAGGTCGATGATCTCCCCCTCCCCGTGTGCTATGAGGAAGTTGGCTGAGACCGATCTCTCAGCCGATATCACGGCCCCTATGGCGTCGCTCAAACTCCTCGAGTTCAGGATCCCACGGCATATGGCCAGGATGGGTGTTTTAGGAGCGAACCTGTCTCTATCCGAGACGAGGGCGTTGATGCATAGGCCTATGCCCTCGGAGTTTAAGCCCATCTTCGCAACCGTTCCAGCCTCGACATGTGTGACTATATTCGGCCCTCCATCCTGCGCTATATCCAGAATTATGCAGCGTCCGGATAGTTGGGGTTTATAGTCCCAGTTCTGCCCGATCAATGTATGCCCATTCGAGGTGGCATCCGGGGCCACGGCGATGGATGTACACCCTCCGGCCCTACCGTGCTCGACGGCCATCTTGGACCAGATGAATTCATATCTGCTGTTCAGGGCGACCACCTCCTCCAAGGAGACCCCAGCCCCATCGGCTATCCCACGGATCTCCTCCATGATCTCGCTGTTATAGCCCTCGATCGCCGGTATGAACCTCCTAGCCTGATCTAAAACAAGGCCTCTATCCATTTTTGAGTAGACCTTCCACAGATGTAAATAGTATGATATGTTCTCCTGGATGAGCCCCTTCGCTTGGGAGCCGTGCCTCACCCCACGGGTGTATGCATCCCCACTCACAGAGATGAGGGGAAGAGACCTATCCCGCATTCTTTCACCCTCTAAAATGATACAATCCGAATTATAATGTAAAGTATAAAAATCAATCTCTCTAGGTTGTTAAGATCTTAACAACGCCATCAGGAAGTCTATGTCTAAACAATTCTATTCATATCTTCCACCCTCCTAGATCTGGATAATGATTTGATCTCATTCAATTAATTACAAACAGATAAATATGAAATCCAAGTTTATAGTTGATCCGAAATGACCTTGGAGATAAGGGGTTTTTCCCAGTTCTATGGCCGTCTACCCAACTTCCTAGAGAACAGGTATGTCGAGGCCGACTCGGGGGAGTATGCGCCCTGCTATGATCCCGGCATGGGTAAGGTGATAGCTGAGGTCCCCCTCTCGACTAGGGGTTTGGATGGCTTCGTCAGGTCGGCTCGTGAGGCATACGAGAAGTGGTCTGCCCTGCCGATATTTGACCGGGTTCAGTACCTCTTCAGGCTTAAGGTCTTGATGCAGGAGAGGGTTGACGAGCTTGCTAGGGTTATTGCCCAGAATGTTGGGAAGACTGTTAGGGAGGGGCGTGCCGAGGTCCTGAGGGGGGTTGAGGCGGTCGATGCAGCCTTGGGGATGCCCCACCTCTTCATGTCCGTCAGGAAGGTCATGAACCTAGCCGGGACGGTGCCTGAGATAGATATGGAGTGCGTACGGGAGCCCGTGGGCGTATTCGCTGTGATCACGCCCTTCAACTTCCCGGTTATGATCCCTATGTGGTTCATCCCAATGGCTGTGACCCTCGGAAACACGGTTATCTTGAAGCCCAGCGAGCAGACCCCGGTCCCCACGACCATGTTCGTGGACCTCTTCAGGGAGGCCGGATATCCCCCAGGGGTTGTGAACCTAGTTCATGGCGGCCCCTCCGTGAGCAGGGAGCTGATAACCCATCCCGAGGTTTCTGGGGTCACCTTCGTAGGCTCCTCCGCCGTTGGGGAGAGGATATACTCCCTCGCCTCCGAGCATGGTAAGAGGGCCCTCTGCCAGTGTGGGGCGAAGAACCCCGTCCTTCTGATGCCTGACGCGGTTCCTGAGCCCTCCATTGAGAACATCGTAGGTGGCTTCTTCGACATGTGCGGCCAGCGCTGCCTGGCTCCGGGGCTTCTGATAACGGTGGGTGATGCCTACGATAGGTTCGTGGATGGGATAGTTAAAAGGGCTGAGGGGATGAGGGTTGGCTACCAGCTCCTTGAAACCACCGAGATGGGGGCCATGGTCTCGAGCAGGGCCAAGGAACGAGTAGCAGAGATGGTGGAGAGGGCAATAGAGCAGGGGGCTAGACCCCTACTAGACGGGAGGGGCTATAGGGTTGAGGATTATCCCGGGGGCTTCTACCTCAGGCCTACCATCCTGACAGATGTCTCGATGGATATGGATATAGCTAGGGAGGAGGTCTTCGGGCCGGTAATGCCGGTTGTCAGAGCCTCTAGCTTCGATGAGGCCTTGGAATTGGCCAACTCGGGGAGCTACGGCAACACTGGAACCATCTACACCTCGAGCGGGAGGTATGCGAGGGAGTTCGCGAGGAGGATGATGGCCGGCAACATCGCG is a window of Candidatus Bathyarchaeota archaeon DNA encoding:
- a CDS encoding aminotransferase class V-fold PLP-dependent enzyme; translation: MFSDELIEKIRGHFLRVDRDADGRKRIFFDNGTGTLVLKGAADAEAKARVDWSANVGSIFSESKKAEEVISEGREAVADLLNAPSPSTIVSGESATSLLFGLSYAIGKGLDGCENIVTTEYEHYANISPWLELKRRELVHDVRFARLNKDEGVLDLDHLETLVDDKTRVIAVTAASNVLGTKSPLKEIGKIARDINAYFIVDAVHHIPHGPIDVKDIDCDFLVFSGYKFFTSHGSFLYGKEEHLETLRPYKVEPAPDHPPYKFELGTRDQSKFAAIKAVVEYLVWISEQLVGHYEDLLAKYSGRVRSLMLAMSAIEKYEKELSKAMLKGYKDAPGLVEIPNLKVYGIKDINRLDERDPTFAFKVENISDEEVVEKLWIKHGIALRSENYYSKVPEVYGVPSMIRATLVHFNTLNEVYTFLKALNEIVK
- a CDS encoding aldehyde dehydrogenase family protein, which gives rise to MTLEIRGFSQFYGRLPNFLENRYVEADSGEYAPCYDPGMGKVIAEVPLSTRGLDGFVRSAREAYEKWSALPIFDRVQYLFRLKVLMQERVDELARVIAQNVGKTVREGRAEVLRGVEAVDAALGMPHLFMSVRKVMNLAGTVPEIDMECVREPVGVFAVITPFNFPVMIPMWFIPMAVTLGNTVILKPSEQTPVPTTMFVDLFREAGYPPGVVNLVHGGPSVSRELITHPEVSGVTFVGSSAVGERIYSLASEHGKRALCQCGAKNPVLLMPDAVPEPSIENIVGGFFDMCGQRCLAPGLLITVGDAYDRFVDGIVKRAEGMRVGYQLLETTEMGAMVSSRAKERVAEMVERAIEQGARPLLDGRGYRVEDYPGGFYLRPTILTDVSMDMDIAREEVFGPVMPVVRASSFDEALELANSGSYGNTGTIYTSSGRYAREFARRMMAGNIAVNMAVAQPQQYFPFPGRKRSFFGVLHGQMDAVDFFTDRKVIMQRWW